One region of Solanum pennellii chromosome 6, SPENNV200 genomic DNA includes:
- the LOC107022660 gene encoding putative calcium-binding protein CML19, with protein sequence MCMETTISNTENKSVFSKLKNKFSSKKSMAIDDTTISRIITTSSSENSDQLERVFTYFDEDGDGKVSPAELRRCVKAVGGDLTTEEAEMAVRLSDSDGDGMLGLEDFSKLMELGEKDNKESELRGAFEMYEMEGSGQITPKSLKRMLSRLGESKSIDNCKAMIKRFDLDGDGVLSFDEFKVMMNGS encoded by the coding sequence atgtgCATGGAGACTACTATTTCTAACACGGAAAACAAGTCcgttttctcaaaattaaaaaacaaattttcgTCGAAAAAGTCGATGGCAATCGACGATACTACTATTAGTCGTATAATTACGACTAGTAGTAGCGAAAATAGCGATCAATTGGAGAGGGTATTTACGTACTTTGACGAGGACGGAGATGGAAAAGTGTCGCCAGCGGAGCTACGGAGGTGTGTGAAGGCGGTAGGCGGAGATTTAACGACGGAGGAGGCGGAGATGGCGGTGAGGCTATCGGATTCGGACGGAGATGGGATGTTAGGGTTAGAGGATTTTAGTAAATTGATGGAATTAGGAGAAAAGGATAATAAAGAGAGTGAGTTAAGAGGAGCATTTGAGATGTATGAAATGGAAGGAAGTGGCCAAATTACCCCTAAGAGTTTGAAGAGGATGTTGAGTAGACTTGGTGAGTCTAAATCTATTGATAATTGCAAAGCTATGATAAAAAGATTTGATCTTGATGGTGATGGAGTTCTTAGCTTTGATGAGTTCAAAGTTATGATGAATGGTTCATAA
- the LOC107023595 gene encoding outer envelope protein 61, protein MFNGMMDPELIRMAQEQMSRMSPDDLARMQQQMMSNPDLMRMATEGMKNMRPDDLKVAAEQLKHTRPEDMAEIGKKMANASPEEIAAMSAQMDAQVKYEISGAEFLKKQGNDLHSQGKFKEALQKYSLAKKNLSSIPAAKGRSISLACSLNMMSCYLKTGQYDDCIKEGSEVLTYDDKNIKALYRRGQAYKELGQLEDAVSDLSKALEVSPDDDTIADVLRGVQERLVKEGGASRRRGGLVIEEIIEEEPLVPSEAVDSSFPKSVASQPRESISPPKSQNEILGGPPLSSSESLEALKNDPESMRSFQNFISRADPDTLSALSGGNAEGIPPEMVKTASNVIGKMSPEELQRMVRLASSFQGENPFLKKGSSDSFGPGSVPPNVTPDMLKMATDMMGKMSPEDMQKMFTMASSLKEKSPVSATTTIDSNGSGQQSKPRDTRENFKVDDSTSASTSSQGFSDLNNGSYSSLSSSNVDLQEEMRNRMKDPAMRQMFSSMIKNMSPEMMSNMSEQFGVKLSQADAEKAQQAMSSLSPDDLEKMMKWADRIQRGVEGAKKTKNWLLGKPGMILAILVLLLAVILHKLGFIGS, encoded by the exons ATGTTTAACGGAATGATGGATCCTGAATTGATCAGAATGGCGCAAGAGCAGATGAGTCGCATGTCCCCGGATGATTTGGCTCGGATGCAGCAACAG ATGATGTCTAATCCTGATTTAATGAGAATGGCTACTGAAGGCATGAAAAACATGAGGCCGGATGACTTAAAGGTTGCTGCAGAACAGTTGAAGCATACCCGTCCTGAGGATATGGCTGAGATTGGTAAGAAAATGGCTAATGCTTCACCTGAAGAAATAGCAGCAATGAGTGCCCAAATGGATGCTCAGgttaaatatgaaattagcGGAGCTGAGTTCCTGAAGAAGCAg GGAAATGATCTTCACAGCCAGGGAAAGTTTAAGGAGGCCCTGCAGAAATATTCGCTT GCAAAGAAAAATCTGTCAAGCATTCCTGCCGCGAAAGGCAGGAGTATCTCATTGGCTTGTTCCTTGAACATGATGTCATGTTACTTAAAAACTGGACAATACGATGACTGCATCAAGGAAGGTAGTGAG GTTTTGACATATGACGACAAGAATATCAAAGCTCTTTATCGTAGGGGTCAAGCTTATAAAGAGCTGGGACAGTTAGAA GATGCAGTGTCTGATTTGAGTAAAGCACTTGAAGTCTCACCTGATGATGACACTATTGCTGATGTCTTAAG GGGTGTCCAAGAAAGATTGGTGAAGGAAGGTGGTGCTTCAAGAC GTAGAGGAGGATTGGTTATTGAAgaaataattgaagaagaacCATTAGTGCCTTCAGAAGCCGTGGATAGTTCATTTCCAAAGAGTGTTGCGTCACAACCACGTGAATCGATCAGCCCTCCTAAGAGTCAAAATGAAATTCTTGGTGGGCCTCCCTTATCAAGTTCAGAGTCTTTGGAGGCTTTAAAAAATGACCCCGAATCCATGAG ATCCTTCCAGAATTTTATTTCTCGCGCTGATCCAGACACTCTATCTGCCCTAAGTGGTGGAAATGCCGAAGGCATACCTCCTGAAATGGTAAAGACAGCCTCCAATGTTATTGGCAAGATGTCACCAGAAGAACTACAAAGAATGGTCCGGTTGGCATCCTCCTTTCAAGGAGAAAATCCCTTTCTTAAAAAAGGTTCCTCAGATAGCTTTGGCCCTGGCTCAGTTCCTCCAAATGTGACACCCGACATGCTGAAAATGGCAACTGATATGATGGGCAAGATGTCTCCAGAAGACATGCAAAAGATGTTTACAATGGCATCTTCATTAAAAGAGAAAAGTCCAGTATCAGCTACAACAACGATTGATTCTAATGGGTCAGGTCAGCAGTCAAAACCTCGTGACACTAGGGAAAATTTTAAAGTGGATGACAGTACAAGTGCAAGCACTTCATCACAGGGGTTTTCTGATTTAAATAATGGTTCTTACTCAAGCTTATCAAGTTCAAATGTTGATCTGCAAGAAGAAATGAGAAACCGAATGAAAGATCCAGCCATGAGACAG ATGTTCTCttcaatgattaaaaatatgagTCCAGAGATGATGTCTAACATGAGTGAACAATTTGGGGTGAAGCTCAGTCAGGCAGATGCAGAGAAAGCTCAACAGGCAATGTCATCTTTGTCACCAGATGACTTGGAAAAGATg ATGAAGTGGGCTGATAGAATTCAAAGAGGAGTTGAAGGTGCGAAGAAGACAAAAAATTGGCTCTTAGGAAAACCTGGCATGATCTTGGCTATACTTGTGCTACTTTTAGCAGTCATCCTTCACAAGCTGGGCTTCATCGGGAGCTAA
- the LOC107022585 gene encoding uncharacterized protein LOC107022585 — protein sequence MKEEEEDKRNCSTQKRIGEVAGGTAAECAMVCCCCPCTVMHLLVLAVYKVPTGLCRKIWRKKKRERLLRKKKKEEDSWKSMKNNKNVHLGAYDEDDGDREKFDGENDDGVREAADFETEMWDRFYGAGFWRTLSQREEDVTRHNQNK from the coding sequence ATGAAGGAGGAGGAAGAGGATAAACGGAATTGCAGCACACAAAAACGGATAGGGGAGGTAGCTGGGGGCACAGCGGCGGAGTGTGCGATGGTATGCTGTTGTTGTCCATGTACGGTGATGCATTTATTGGTACTAGCGGTGTACAAAGTTCCGACGGGATTATGCCGGAAAATATGGAGGAAGAAGAAACGGGAAAGGCttttgaggaagaagaagaaagaggagGATTCATGGAAGTCGATGAAGAATAATAAGAATGTTCACCTTGGTGCCTACGATGAAGACGACGGCGATCGGGAGAAATTTGACGGTGAAAACGACGACGGAGTACGAGAAGCCGCCGATTTTGAAACGGAAATGTGGGACCGGTTCTATGGAGCTGGATTTTGGAGGACTCTATCTCAGAGAGAGGAGGACGTAACAAGGCATAATCAAAATAAGTAA
- the LOC107023819 gene encoding E3 ubiquitin-protein ligase RHF2A-like — protein sequence MEEGKMSEDILTSAAAFVEGGIQDACDDACSICLDEFSDSDPSTVTGCKHEFHLQCILEWCQRSSQCPMCWQPLSLKDPNSQELLDAVEHERNIRMNPPRNTTIFHHPTLGDFELQHLPVSATDSELEERIIQHLAAAAAMGRARHIARREGQRGRSSAQIRPQYLVFSTHPNAPAAAAVPASSSNQRSGGEPTPEVSVSGQDSPVIAVGEGSGQLLSQPPFQADEVSASGSGSNTAVNQLGTSSHNRRNHSQSSTNNQDRAGPSDFQSFSDSMKSRFSAMSMRCKESLTKSSRGWKERFFSRNSSTSDNVPEPRNEVRAAVATVSHMMDHLETTDSRISSAESNILDTTLPIRHAEQHIPESDGTHSLNEDSRQSPCAASSGSN from the exons ATGGAGGAGGGCAAGATGTCTGAGGATATTTTGACTTCGGCTGCAGCATTTGTGGAAGGTGGAATTCAGGATGCCTGCGATGATGCTTGCAGCATATGTCTTGACGAATTTTCTGATAGTGATCCTTCTACA GTGACAGGCTGCAAGCATGAGTTCCATCTTCAGTGTATTCTAGAATG GTGTCAAAGAAGCTCCCAGTGCCCCATGTGTTGGCAACCTCTCAGCTTGAAAGACCCCAACAG CCAGGAATTGTTGGATGCAGTAGAGCACGAGAGGAACAtcaggatgaatcctcctagaAACACCACAATCTTCCACCATCCAACTTTAGGAGATTTTGAGTTGCAGCAT TTACCGGTAAGCGCAACTGACTCTGAGCTTGAAGAGCGTATCATTCAGCACTTAGCTGCTGCGGCTGCCATGGGAAGGGCACGCCACATTGCTAGAAGGGAAGGTCAGCGAGGTAGGTCCTCAGCTCAAATTCGTCCCCAATATCTGGTGTTTTCAACTCACCCAAATGCtcctgctgctgctgctgttcCTGCTTCATCTTCTAACCAGAGGAGTGGGGGTGAACCCACTCCTGAAGTCTCGGTTTCTGGTCAGGATTCTCCAGTTATTGCTGTTGGAGAAGGTTCGGGACAACTACTTTCTCAACCTCCTTTTCAAGCTGATGAGGTTTCTGCCTCTGGGTCAGGATCAAATACTGCTGTTAATCAACTTGGGACTTCGTCACATAATAg GAGGAATCATTCTCAATCTTCTACTAACAATCAAGACAGAGCCGGACCATCAgattttcagtctttttcaGATTCTATGAAGTCTCGGTTTAGTGCAATGTCAATGAG ATGCAAAGAATCTTTAACCAAGAGTTCAAGGGGTTGGAAGGAGAGATTTTTCTCTCGCAACAGTTCAACATCAGACAATGTTCCCGAACCTAGGAATGAAGTGAGGGCAGCTGTTGCCACTGTATCACACATGATGGACCATCTGGAAACTACAGATAGCAGAATCAGTTCTGCTGAATCAAATATACTGGACACTACTTTACCTATCAGACATGCTGAGCAGCATATACCTGAGAGTGATGGTACTCATTCTTTAAATGAGGATAGTAGGCAATCCCCGTGTGCTGCAAGTTCTGGTTCAAACTGA
- the LOC107021274 gene encoding DNA-directed RNA polymerase II subunit 4 codes for MSGEEEENAAELKIGDEFLKAKCLMNCEVALILEHKYEQIQQMSDDPTNQISQVFEKSLQYVKRFSRYKNPDAVRQAREILSRYPLAEFELCVLGNLCPETVEEGIAMVPSIKNRGRALDEEAIEKMLTDLSLIKKFE; via the exons ATGTctggggaagaagaagaaaacgcCGCTGAGCTCAAAATTGGCGATG AGTTTTTGAAGGCCAAATGTCTAATGAACTGTGAAGTCGCATTGATTCTTGAACACAAGTATGAGCAGATCCAGCAGATGTCTGATGATCCGACCAATCAGATTTCGCA GGTATTTGAAAAGTCGCTGCAATATGTGAAGCGTTTCAGTCGGTACAAGAACCCTGATGCTGTTAGACAAGCTCGAGA AATTCTTAGTAGGTATCCGCTTGCTGAATTCGAG CTCTGTGTTCTTGGGAATCTTTGCCCCGAAACTGTTGAGGAAGGTATTGCCATGGTCCCATCCATCAAG AATAGAGGACGTGCACTTGACGAGGAAGCAATTGAGAAAATGCTAACTGACCTTTCCCTAATAAAGAAATTCGAGTAG
- the LOC107023449 gene encoding E3 ubiquitin-protein ligase RHF2A-like, whose protein sequence is MEEGKKSEDILTSAAAFVEGGIQDACDDACSICLEAFCDSDPSTVTGCKHEFHLQCILDWCQRSSQCPMCWQPLSLKDPNSQELLDAVEHERNIRMNPPRNTTIFHHPTLGDFELQHLPSSATDSELEEHIIQHLAAAAAMGRTRHLARREGPRGRSSAQGRHQFLVFSTHPNAPPLAGASSSTQRSGGEPTPEDLVSGQDSAIVSGQPVTQPSSFQADQVPASGSGSNAAVNQPGTSSINRTPPQASSSNQDRAGPSDFQSFSDSIKSRFSAMSMRYKESLTKSSRGWKEKLFSRNSSTPDHCAESRNEVSAAVATVSNLMEHLETTDSRASSAESNISEDTLPVGHAEQHAPVIDNTHSLNEDNRQAPCAASSGSS, encoded by the exons ATGGAGGAGGGCAAGAAGTCTGAGGATATTTTAACTTCGGCTGCGGCATTTGTGGAAGGTGGAATTCAGGATGCTTGCGATGATGCTTGCAGCATATGCCTTGAAGCATTTTGTGATAGTGATCCTTCTACT GTGACTGGTTGCAAGCATGAGTTCCATCTTCAATGCATTCTTGACTG GTGTCAGAGAAGCTCCCAGTGCCCCATGTGTTGGCAGCCTCTCAGCTTGAAAGACCCTAACAG CCAGGAGTTGTTGGATGCAGTAGAGCACGAGCGGAACAtcaggatgaatcctcctagaAACACCACAATCTTTCACCATCCAACTTTAGGAGATTTTGAATTGCAGCAT TTACCATCAAGTGCAACAGATTCTGAGCTTGAAGAGCATATCATTCAGCACTTAGCTGCTGCCGCTGCCATGGGAAGGACACGCCACCTTGCCAGAAGGGAAGGTCCGCGAGGTAGGTCATCAGCTCAAGGCCGTCACCAATTTCTGGTGTTTTCAACTCATCCAAATGCTCCTCCTCTTGCTGGTGCTTCATCTTCTACTCAGAGGAGTGGGGGTGAACCCACTCCTGAAGACTTGGTATCTGGTCAGGATTCTGCAATTGTTTCTGGACAGCCAGTTACTCAACCATCTTCTTTTCAAGCTGATCAGGTTCCTGCCTCTGGGTCAGGATCAAATGCTGCTGTTAATCAGCCTGGGACTTCCTCAATCAATAG GACTCCTCCTCAAGCTTCTTCTAGCAATCAAGACAGGGCCGGACCATCAgattttcagtctttttcaGATTCTATAAAGTCTCGATTTAGTGCAATGTCAATGAG GTACAAAGAATCTTTAACAAAGAGTTCAAGGGGTTGGAAAGAGAAATTATTCTCTCGTAATAGTTCAACACCAGACCATTGTGCTGAATCTAGGAATGAAGTCAGTGCAGCTGTTGCCACTGTATCAAACCTGATGGAGCATTTGGAAACAACTGATAGCAGAGCCAGTTCTGCTGAATCAAATATATCGGAGGACACATTACCTGTCGGCCATGCTGAGCAGCATGCACCTGTGATTGATAATACCCATTCTTTGAATGAGGATAATAGGCAAGCCCCGTGTGCTGCAAGTTCTGGTTCGAGCTAA